One Xyrauchen texanus isolate HMW12.3.18 chromosome 44, RBS_HiC_50CHRs, whole genome shotgun sequence DNA segment encodes these proteins:
- the gal3st1b gene encoding galactosylceramide sulfotransferase, translating into MAKHVKRVKRRLILGTFIMVMGFYFFMAPTLLATFGVSPAPCVQDTSNNWWNNSPVSKSVSKEACRPKVNLMFMKTHKTASSTVLNILLRFGEKHQLKFALPDDRNDFFYPSSFFRTQVKGYQPGLCFNIVCNHMRFNAPEVEKLLPADAFFFTILRDPAELFESSFHYYKGCVPQTWRIPGKNQLKEFLSNPNCYFNPEGINAFYLKNLQIFDFGLENNLGVGDPRVQQGIEYIAKRFQLVLIADHFEESLILLKDALCWQMDDLLYFKLNARHVMSVSPLDPELKAKAREWNGADWRLYQHFNATFWARVEAYGRTRMEEQVKELRRRNAEVETICIDGGVAVEAADITDGRMKPWQPIGEASILGYNLRTDIDQEYQELCRKMLTPEIQYLSNLGVNLWKTRLWGWLKDNIL; encoded by the coding sequence TGTTTCTCCGGCCCCGTGTGTTCAAGACACATCAAATAATTGGTGGAATAATTCTCCAGTCTCCAAGAGCGTTTCCAAAGAGGCCTGTAGGCCAAAAGTGAACCTGATGTTCATGAAAACCCATAAGACCGCCAGCAGTACTGTGCTCAACATTCTCCTCCGCTTTGGAGAAAAGCACCAGTTGAAGTTTGCTCTCCCAGATGATCGCAACGACTTTTTCTACCCCTCTAGTTTCTTTCGAACTCAAGTGAAGGGCTACCAGCCAGGTTTGTGCTTTAATATCGTGTGCAATCACATGCGATTCAATGCACCTGAAGTGGAGAAGCTTCTTCCAGCAGATGCATTCTTCTTCACCATCTTAAGAGACCCCGCAGAGCTGTTTGAGTCATCGTTTCACTACTACAAAGGGTGCGTGCCCCAAACATGGAGAATACCGGGGAAAAACCAACTTAAAGAGTTTCTCTCAAACCCAAACTGCTACTTCAACCCAGAGGGAATCAATGCTTTCTATCTAAAGAACTTACAGATTTTTGACTTTGGCTTGGAGAACAATTTGGGAGTTGGCGATCCAAGAGTGCAACAAGGCATTGAATACATTGCGAAACGCTTTCAATTAGTCTTAATTGCAGACCATTTCGAGGAGTCGCTCATTTTACTAAAAGACGCTCTTTGTTGGCAGATGGACGATTTGCTCTATTTTAAACTTAACGCTCGACATGTCATGTCTGTATCTCCACTCGACCCTGAACTCAAGGCCAAAGCTCGCGAATGGAATGGCGCCGACTGGAGACTCTATCAACATTTCAATGCCACATTCTGGGCGCGGGTGGAGGCCTACGGTCGGACCCGAATGGAGGAGCAGGTGAAGGAGCTTCGCAGGAGAAACGCAGAGGTGGAGACCATCTGCATCGACGGTGGGGTGGCCGTGGAGGCAGCGGACATCACAGATGGACGTATGAAACCCTGGCAACCCATTGGAGAGGCTTCGATACTGGGGTACAACCTGAGGACTGACATAGACCAAGAGTATCAAGAGCTCTGCCGAAAAATGCTCACACCTGAGATACAGTATTTGTCAAATTTAGGAGTCAATTTATGGAAAACGAGGTTATGGGGCTGGTTAAAAGACAACATTTTGTAA
- the LOC127636404 gene encoding band 4.1-like protein 4A isoform X5 produces MVDSGPQWEVVLRRQKEKTSNDPNHRRSRHRSRSRSPDVQAKEQLWKHIQKELVDPSGFTEEQLKEIPYKKVETQGDPIKIRHSHSPRSFRQYRRSLCSDGERSVLSEVNSQTDLVPPLPITRTADVPGSSSTPTQKIKGSKDNLSESSEHDTKTSAKVVKTVHTSRVKTDT; encoded by the exons ATGGTGGATTCTGGTCCTCAGTGGGAAGTCGTTCTCcgcagacagaaagagaaaacgtCCAACGATCCGAACCACCGGCGCTCACGACACCGCTCACGATC ACGCAGCCCTGATGTTCAAGCTAAAGAACAACTTTGGAAGCACATACA GAAGGAGCTGGTCGATCCATCCGGTTTTACGGAGGAGCAACTGAAGGAGATTCCTTACAAAAAAGTGGA GACGCAAGGTGACCCGATCAAGATCCGGCATTCACATTCTCCCCGAAGCTTCCGGCAGTATCGACGCTCCCTCTGTTCGGATGGAGAGAGATCTGTTCTCTCCGAGGTCAA CTCCCAGACTGATCTTGTGCCCCCGTTACCCATCACCCGCACTGCAGACGTGCCCGGTTCCAGCTCGACCCCTACACAG AAGATAAAGGGGTCCAAAGACAACCTCTCTGAAAGCTCCGAACATGACACAAAAACCAGCGCCAAGGTGGTCAAGACTGTACACACGTCTCGCGTGAAAACAGACACGTGA